In Bacillus thuringiensis, the DNA window GGTCAGTAACAGCTGTAATATGACTGGAGGTTACGTTTACTTCACTCGCAATTTGCGAAGCCATCTGTGGACTGTTTAAAAATAACGCGCGTAATACAGAAAATTCATTGTATGGCATATGTTCTGCAAAACGTGTATTAATATCATTTTGTAATAAACGTATCATCTTTCGGAATGATCCGGATAACTCTAAAATCAGTGTTTCTCTTTTTTCGTTCACTAGCCTCGTCCCTTTTTTATCATATTTACACATATTATAATCTATAAATACCTATGTTGTATATGCTTTCTTCCCTCAACATTCTCATTTATGTAACTTTTTTCATATAAATTTCTTTTTTGTTCACACATATACATATAAATAAGGATGGTGATGGAAGATGCAAGGTGGAATGAATCCTTATTTACACAACGTACGCACAGCTAATACTGGTAAAGAAGCGACTATTACTGTACAAGGTGAAGGTGTTGTCAAAGCAAAACCCAATGTTGTTATATTAACACTTGGCATTAGAACTGATAGTAAAAATGTGAAACAAGCGCAAGAAGAAAATGCAGTGCAATCAAAACAATTATTGGATGCACTAAAACAACTAGGTATTGCCGACAAAAATATAGAAACCATTTCATATACGATTACGCCCCAGTACGAATATGTAAATGATAAAGCATTATTACAAGGATATCGTGTAGAACATTTGTATGAAATTACCGTTTTAAATGTACAAAAAGCAGGGGAAGTATATGATATAGCCGTTTCAAATGGAGCAAACTTAGCAAAAGGATTACGTTTTCGAATATCTCATCCAAATAAATATTATGAGCAAGCTCTCATTCAAGCTCTGCAACAAGCGGTGGAAAAAGCTCGTGCTATTGCGAGTACATACAATTTAAACATTAATCCTGTTCCACTCTCATTCGTTGAAGAATCTGCCCAATTACCACGGGAAGTAACGTCCTATGCTACTTTACATGCACAAGCAGCTCCACCCATTCAATCGGGAGAATTAGAAATCATTTCAACAATACGAGCCATTTTTACGTATTTATAAATAATTTCATTTATAAGTAAACGTTATCATTTTCCTTGTTGTAAAAACATGATGTTCTGATATAATAAAGGACGGTGAGCTCTTACGAAAGAGATATCACGGGTGGGAGAGGGATATGAAAAAGAAGGTTTAACATGAAAGGAATACTTGAAAGAACATTTAAATTAGGTTTACACGAAACATCACCAAAACAAGAAGTTTTAGCTGGAGTTACGTCATTTTTCACGATCGTATATATTATGATTGTAAATGCGTCAATTTTATCCGATGCTGGCATTCCTCTTGAAGCTGGAATTTTAGCAACTGTTTTCAGTTCATTTGTCGGATGTCTACTCATGGCATTTTGGGCAAATGCACCTGCTATTCTTGTCCCTGGTATGGGTGTAAATGCATTCTTCACGTACACTGCTGTGCATACGCTCGGATTAACTTGGCAGGAAGCATTAGCAGCTGTCTTCATCTCTGGTATTATTTTTGCAATTGCTGCGTTTACACCAATCGCTCGCGTGCTTTCAGTATCGATTCCAAAGTCATTAAAGGAAGCTATTACTGTCGGCATCGGATTATTTTTAGCATTTATCGGATTGCAAAAAGGTGGTTTAGTCGTTTCGAATCCAAATACTGCTGTTGCAATGGGTAAATTAAGTAACCCTGTCGTTCTTGCGACCGTGCTTACTCTTATCGTTGCACTTGTACTATTTATTCGTAACGTACGTGGAAGCTTTTTATGGACGATTGCAATAGGAACTGGTATTGCATGGCTATTTGGTCTTGTTGATACAAGTCAAATCGGAAATAGTTCATTCTCATTCGCTAATTACGGCGATGTGTTTGGAGCTATGTCATTTGGCAAACTTTCTTCCTTACCGTTTTGGATTGCAACATTCTCCTTAAGCATGGTGCTTATTTTTGAGAACATGGGACTACTGCACGGTTTATTAGAAGATGACCGTAAATTCCCACGTGCTTACCAAGCCAATGCAATTTCAGCAATGACATGTGGTCTATTTGGCACAAGCCCTACCGTATCAACAGTAGAGAGTGCCGCAGGTATTACTGCAGGCGGAAAGACAGGTCTGACGTCTATCGTTACAGGGTTGTTATTCTTTGCATCACTGTTTGCACTTCCGTTTGTGAAACTAATTCCTGATAGTGCCATTGCACCAATCTTAATTATTATTGGCGGCCTGATGATTACAAGCATTCAGCAAATTCCTCTGAACGATTTTTCAGAAGGATTTCCAGCGTTCTTAATTATCGTCATGATCCCGCTCACATATAGTATCGCTGATGGCATTGCGTTCGGATTTATTGCTTATCCTATCTTAAAAGTTGCTCTTGGAAAGCGTAAAGAAGTCGCACCGTCTATGTATATCGTTACATGCTTATTCTTAGCCATGTTTGTATTACATGCTATTGGTTAAGTAAAAACACCGAGGAAAATTCCTCGGTGTTTTTTTACTTAAACCATCCTTTTTTATAAAACCAAGCCATCATGCCACCGCCAATTAGCGCCATTAGAAGTAGACAAACAAAATAACTATATTGTCCACCAAGCTCCGGCATATGCGTAAAGTTCATTCCGTATACTCCCGCAATAAATGTTAATGGCATGAAAATAGTCGAGAATACAGTTAATGTTTTCATAATGTTATTCATATGATGTGAGTTTAATGAAAAATAGCTATCTCGAATATCTGCCGTTAACTCCCGGCTTGCCTCAATCATTTCTGTTAGTTTCAGCAAATGATCATGTATATCTTTAAAATAAATTTCATGATCACTTATACCGTAAAAACGAGTCGAATTTAAAATACGATACAATAAATCACGCATCGGAATGATTGTACGCCTTAGTTTCGATAAATCTGCACGTATATCAAATACTTCTTCTAGCACACTCCCGGCTGTCTCACCCGTTAAATTATCATCAATGGCATTTAAATGATCCTCAATGTAATATACAGGTGCAAAATAGTCATCTACAATCTGGTCGATAATTGTATGCGCTACGTGTAAAGGACTATTTTTAATACGCTTCTTTTCTCCAAGTGTTTTCCATACTCTTTCAATTGCATTGTTATGAGAAAAGTGGAAAGAAACAATAAAACGATCACTAATAAATAAATCGATCTCGTGCGG includes these proteins:
- a CDS encoding SIMPL domain-containing protein, giving the protein MQGGMNPYLHNVRTANTGKEATITVQGEGVVKAKPNVVILTLGIRTDSKNVKQAQEENAVQSKQLLDALKQLGIADKNIETISYTITPQYEYVNDKALLQGYRVEHLYEITVLNVQKAGEVYDIAVSNGANLAKGLRFRISHPNKYYEQALIQALQQAVEKARAIASTYNLNINPVPLSFVEESAQLPREVTSYATLHAQAAPPIQSGELEIISTIRAIFTYL
- a CDS encoding MarR family winged helix-turn-helix transcriptional regulator, yielding MNEKRETLILELSGSFRKMIRLLQNDINTRFAEHMPYNEFSVLRALFLNSPQMASQIASEVNVTSSHITAVTDRLVRKGFVERKRSNSDRRIVYLEITEHGREVTEKLEAVRKEYYKERFKGWSDQEIEMVLDLFGRVL
- the corA gene encoding magnesium/cobalt transporter CorA, with amino-acid sequence MGEIMIRICAITKTDEVLYDVSLEETTKDHIVWYWLDLYKPTKEEYTYILQDHFKFHPLAIEDCIEYVQRPKVDFYDGYNFLVLHAFGEDGLEPHEIDLFISDRFIVSFHFSHNNAIERVWKTLGEKKRIKNSPLHVAHTIIDQIVDDYFAPVYYIEDHLNAIDDNLTGETAGSVLEEVFDIRADLSKLRRTIIPMRDLLYRILNSTRFYGISDHEIYFKDIHDHLLKLTEMIEASRELTADIRDSYFSLNSHHMNNIMKTLTVFSTIFMPLTFIAGVYGMNFTHMPELGGQYSYFVCLLLMALIGGGMMAWFYKKGWFK
- a CDS encoding NCS2 family permease, with amino-acid sequence MKGILERTFKLGLHETSPKQEVLAGVTSFFTIVYIMIVNASILSDAGIPLEAGILATVFSSFVGCLLMAFWANAPAILVPGMGVNAFFTYTAVHTLGLTWQEALAAVFISGIIFAIAAFTPIARVLSVSIPKSLKEAITVGIGLFLAFIGLQKGGLVVSNPNTAVAMGKLSNPVVLATVLTLIVALVLFIRNVRGSFLWTIAIGTGIAWLFGLVDTSQIGNSSFSFANYGDVFGAMSFGKLSSLPFWIATFSLSMVLIFENMGLLHGLLEDDRKFPRAYQANAISAMTCGLFGTSPTVSTVESAAGITAGGKTGLTSIVTGLLFFASLFALPFVKLIPDSAIAPILIIIGGLMITSIQQIPLNDFSEGFPAFLIIVMIPLTYSIADGIAFGFIAYPILKVALGKRKEVAPSMYIVTCLFLAMFVLHAIG